One Dromiciops gliroides isolate mDroGli1 chromosome 3, mDroGli1.pri, whole genome shotgun sequence DNA segment encodes these proteins:
- the LOC122748314 gene encoding vomeronasal type-1 receptor 4-like: MMVSDLLLSIIFLIQMGVGILGNFFLLTLYSFTLLIGHRLRPIECIFAHLALANSKVLLSKGIPQTIVCLGIKNFFDHVGCKLILYLHSVARSVSLSITCLLSGFQVITISPSNFRWAELKSQTPKCVAPTCFLCWSFYLLLNFTLLGTMHNSRYKTNNTKMWNLGYCSVLAPVSFNATLFAIIYSIPDVMCVGFMLWASVYLVCLLHKHHQQVKHIHSSHLSPRTFPEKRATHAVFLLVSTYVFFFSINSSLSFYLFKIDKYQPWLLATSDLLAACFPTISPFVLIFCDSQVLKCWHALWRRRHSCLLCHTVLNHTPCHHPALKL; this comes from the coding sequence ATGATGGTTAGTGACTTGTTGTTGAGCATTATCTTCCTTATTCAGATGGGAGTTGGGATTCTTGGAAATTTCTTTCTCCTTACACTATACAGTTTCACTTTACTCATTGGTCACAGGCTGAGGCCCATAGAGTGCATTTTTGCCCACTTAGCCTTGGCCAACTCAAAAGTGCTTCTCTCCAAGGGAATCCCTCAGACAATTGTCTGTTTAGGCATTAAAAATTTCTTTGATCATGTTGGGTGTAAACTTATCCTTTATCTTCATAGTGTGGCCCGGAGTGTTTCCCTCAGCATTACCTGTCTCTTGAGTGGTTTTCAGGTCATCACCATCAGTCCCAGTAACTTCAGGTGGGCAGAACTCAAAAGCCAAACTCCAAAGTGCGTTGCCCCCACCTGCTTCCTCTGCTGGTCTTTCTACCTGCTGTTAAATTTCACTTTGCTTGGAACTATGCATAACTCAAGgtataaaactaataatacaaagATGTGGAATCTGGGATATTGTTCAGTTTTAGCTCCTGTATCTTTTAATGCCACACTCTTTGCAATTATCTATTCTATTCCTGATGTTATGTGTGTGGGATTCATGCTCTGGGCCAGTGTCTACTTAGTGTGTCTGTTGCACAAACACCATCAACAAGTCAAACATATTCACAGTTCTCACCTCTCTCCCAGAACTTTCCCTGAAAAAAGAGCCACCCATGCTGTCTTCCTATTAGTGAGTAcatatgtcttctttttttccattaattctagCTTGTCGTTTTACCTCTTTAAAATTGACAAATACCAGCCTTGGCTCCTGGCCACTTCAGACCTCCTAGCAGCATGTTTCCCAACCATCAGCCCTTTTGTGCTGATCTTCTGTGACTCCCAAGTCCTCAAATGTTGGCATGCCCTATGGCGTAGGAGACATTCTTGTCTCCTATGCCACACTGTCCTTAACCATACCCCTTGCCATCATCCTGCCCTAAAACTATGA
- the LOC122748313 gene encoding vomeronasal type-1 receptor 4-like: protein MEFNSLDVMGLLTSFDLPYSDQQQEMDFIFSREGYTQLNKGPTFSFLEDILISLRPIKCIFAYLVLANSKLLLFKEIPQMIVWAPFRNFTNLCVDYVGCKLVIYLFNVSRSVSLSITCLLSGFQVITISPRNSWWAELKLQTPKYIVPSCFLCWCFYLLINFTLLGATHNSRYVTNNTEMWNLGYCSILNPTSFNAVLFAIIFSIPDVMCLGVMIWASAYIMLLLHRHHQQVQHIHASHFSTRTFPEKRATHGILLLVSAYASFYSMNSILSLYLFKIEKHNPWLLTVSSLLAAWFPAISPFVLIFCDSQVRKHWNALWHRRHSKQHFPQPYHLSTCCPNTVTRK, encoded by the exons ATGGAATTTAACAGCTTGGATGTAATG GGTCTGTTGACCTCCTTTGACCTCCCTTACAGTGATCAACAGCAAGAAATGGACTTTATTTTCAGTAGGGAAGGTTACACACAACTAAATAAGGGCCCAACTTTTTCATTTCttgaagatattttaatttc ACTGAGGCCCATAAAGTGCATTTTTGCCTACTTAGTGTTGGCCAATTCAAAATTGCTTCTTTTCAAGGAAATTCCTCAGATGATTGTTTGGGc ACCATTTAGAAATTTTACAAATCTGTGTGTGGATTATGTTGGGTGTAAACTtgtcatttatctttttaatgtGTCCCGGAGTGTTTCCCTCAGCATCACCTGCCTCTTAAGTGGTTTTCAGGTCATCACCATCAGTCCCAGGAATTCCTGGTGGGCAGAACTCAAACTCCAAACCCCAAAGTATATTGTCCCTTCCTGCTTCCTCTGCTGGTGCTTCTACTTGCTGATAAATTTTACTTTGCTTGGGGCTACCCATAACTCAAGGTATGTGACCAATAATACAGAGATGTGGAATCTGGGATATTGTTCAATCTTAAACCCTACCTCTTTTAATGCTGTACTTTTTGCAATTATCTTTTCTATTCCTGATGTTATGTGTCTGGGAGTCATGATCTGGGCCAGTGCCTACATAATGCTTCTCCTGCACAGACACCATCAACAAGTCCAACATATTCACGCTTCTCATTTCTCTACCAGAACTTTCCCTGAGAAAAGAGCCACCCATGGTATCCTCCTACTAGTTAGCGCATATGCCTCCTTTTATTCCATGAATTCTATTTTATCGTTGTACCTCTTTAAAATTGAGAAACACAACCCCTGGCTCCTGACCGTCTCATCCCTTCTTGCAGCATGGTTCCCAGCTATCAGTCCTTTTGTGCTGATCTTCTGTGACTCCCAAGTCCGTAAACATTGGAATGCTCTGTGGCATAGAAGACATTCCAAGCAACACTTTCCTCAACCATACCACCTGTCAACATGCTGTCCTAACACTGTGACAAGAAAATAA